The Symphalangus syndactylus isolate Jambi chromosome 11, NHGRI_mSymSyn1-v2.1_pri, whole genome shotgun sequence genome contains a region encoding:
- the LOC129492746 gene encoding embryonic testis differentiation protein homolog B-like, whose amino-acid sequence MDKELPKASPNKLALNIRKPDKSFRCKKPTKNVLVFLINRQLGRHRSDIDLSRWLWMLS is encoded by the coding sequence ATGGATAAAGAACTCCCTAAAGCCAGTCCCAACAAGCTTGCACTGAACATCAGGAAGCCTGACAAGTCCTTCAGATGCAAGAAGCCCACCAAAAATGTGCTGGTCTTTTTAATCAACAGACAACTGGGCAGGCACAGAAGTGACATCGACCTGTCAAGGTGGCTATGGATGCTGTCATAA